From Vanacampus margaritifer isolate UIUO_Vmar chromosome 8, RoL_Vmar_1.0, whole genome shotgun sequence, a single genomic window includes:
- the LOC144056642 gene encoding specifically androgen-regulated gene protein produces MPKSATWPGGTGLEMLAEMDSAGSYDSVVSGQSASSDDHLEHLSAEEKACLMFLEETIESLDAEDDQVDLLPDPGSLASRLADLSASMSKTRFNGLQKHNSMEAIREKVENKPIQNYLVPTPFVLASGSNSSEPKVKSGIQLNVKKSLSFGSRKPDGVHVPFEVNVAATKPKDNLVKTGERGPLTHDALVYLRRSASTKKTPLCPTVDHTIDLLQRPPAATEGPNNGNAGRSERAGTGPPPVAQKPQRIPSNISDKTEKEATPASNSSYGLKNATDPKAVRREALQKLGLLKDQQSEPAGLELPESRPSVGNGFSKSPTNITPLRSPSFCYAPGPPGPRGKGLHSSASFHHHSRCDQQATSLANKLKGAGPERPTTLVKRKNEINHPEPRLKTVPEDQPVAPKGSSSVAYTVMMVRGMGADRKEALRKLGLLRDESHE; encoded by the exons ATGCCAAAAAGTGCCACCTGGCCCGGTGGGACTGGACTCGAGATGTTGGCTGAAATGGACAGCGCCGGCAGCTACGACAGCGTTGTCAGCGGACAATCTGCTTCC AGCGATGATCATCTGGAGCATTTGTCCGCTGAGGAGAAAGCCTGCCTCATGTTTTTGGAGGAGACCATCGAGTCTTTGGACGCCGAGGACGACCAAGTGGACCTCTTGCCCGATCCTGGCAGCCTGGCCTCCAGACTGGCGGACCTGTCAGCCTCCATGAGCAAAACCAGATTCAATG GTCTTCAGAAGCACAACTCTATGGAAGCCATCAGGGAAAAGGTGGAGAACAAACCCATACAGAACTACCTTGTACCGACACCGTTTGTTTTGGCGAGCGGCTCCAATAGTTCGGAACCAAAAGTGAAATCTGGTATTCAGCTTAACGTGAAGAAGTCGCTTTCATTTGGCAGCCGCAAGCCCGACGGAGTTCACGTACCCTTCGAGGTCAACGTCGCGGCAACCAAACCCAAAGACAACTTGGTGAAAACGGGGGAAAGAGGACCTTTGACCCACGATGCACTTGTTTACCTGCGGAGGAGCGCCTCCACAAAGAAAACACCGTTGTGTCCCACAGTCGATCACACCATAGACTTGCTCCAACGCCCTCCAGCCGCCACAGAAGGTCCAAACAATGGAAACGCTGGAAGGTCCGAAAGAGCCGGGACAGGCCCGCCACCTGTTGCGCAAAAACCCCAAAGAATTCCTTCCAATATCTCAGACAAGACAGAAAAGGAAGCGACTCCTGCTTCAAACTCATCGTACGGTCTCAAGAACGCAACGGACCCCAAAGCGGTGAGACGGGAAGCTTTGCAGAAACTCGGCCTCCTCAAAGACCAACAGTCAGAACCTGCTGGACTGGAGCTCCCCGAGTCTCGCCCCTCCGTGGGAAACGGATTTTCAAAAAGTCCCACCAACATCACTCCGTTGAGAAGCCCCTCGTTTTGCTACGCCCCGGGCCCGCCTGGGCCCAGGGGCAAGGGTCTACACAGCAGCGCCAGTTTCCACCACCACTCCAGGTGCGACCAACAGGCCACGTCACTAGCCAACAAATTGAAAGGGGCCGGTCCAGAACGACCCACGACCCTCGTCAAGCGCAAAAACGAGATTAACCATCCCGAGCCGCGACTCAAAACCGTCCCGGAGGATCAGCCGGTCGCCCCCAAGGGGTCCAGCTCTGTGGCGTACACGGTGATGATGGTGCGAGGGATGGGCGCCGACAGAAAAGAGGCGCTCAGGAAGTTGGGGCTGCTCAGAGACGAGTCGCACGAGTAA
- the yod1 gene encoding ubiquitin thioesterase OTU1 isoform X1, whose product MYVIDVSPRPAPRLCVHCSRRWKRATTGRMLRLRCKTKNGTHVMQGLTHQSCVQELKSKVEELTGIPCEVQKIMVGYPPSSLDLHNGDARLKDYPIKSGDTLIVEEEKNKAKLSAHPAVTKTPRLNALPVLARRVVPADNSCLFTSVNYVVEGGVYDPACAPEMRALIAQIVSSDPTAYSEAVLGKSNEDYCAWIRRDDTWGGAIEVSILSKFYQCEICVVDTQTVRVDRFGEDGGYRKRVLLIYDGIHYDPLQREAPGPPPQTVFSTGDDVILAQALELADEARRKRQFTDVNRFALRCMVCQTGLVGQKEAREHARETGHTNFGEV is encoded by the exons ATGTACGTGATTGACGTCtcgccccgccccgccccgcgATTGTGTGTGCATTGTTCGAGACGCTGGAAACGGGCGACTACAG GCAGGATGTTGCGTCTTCGCTGTAAGACTAAAAACGGGACTCACGTGATGCAAGGGTTGACTCACCAATCGTGCGTGCAAGAGTTAAAAAGCAAAGTGGAGGAGCTGACTGGCATCCCCTGCGAGGTGCAGAAAATCATGGTGGGCTACCCGCCTTCCAGCCTGGACCTGCATAACGGGGACGCTCGCCTTAAGGACTACCCCATCAAGTCTG GCGACACGCTCATcgtggaggaggagaaaaacaaGGCCAAGTTGAGCGCCCACCCCGCCGTGACCAAAACGCCTCGCCTGAACGCCTTGCCGGTGCTGGCCCGCCGCGTGGTGCCGGCCGACAACTCGTGCCTGTTCACCAGCGTCAACTACGTGGTCGAGGGCGGCGTGTACGACCCGGCGTGCGCCCCCGAGATGCGCGCTCTCATCGCCCAGATCGTGTCCAGCGACCCGACGGCGTACTCGGAGGCCGTTCTGGGCAAGAGCAACGAGGACTACTGTGCCTGGATCCGGCGCGACGACACGTGGGGGGGCGCCATCGAGGTGTCCATCCTGTCCAAGTTCTACCAGTGCGAGATTTGCGTGGTGGATACGCAGACGGTGCGCGTGGACCGCTTCGGCGAGGACGGCGGCTACCGCAAGCGCGTGCTGCTCATCTACGACGGCATCCATTACGACCCGCTGCAGCGGGAGGCGCCCGGCCCGCCCCCGCAGACCGTCTTCTCCACCGGCGACGACGTCATCCTGGCGCAGGCCCTGGAGCTGGCCGACGAGGCCCGCCGCAAGCGGCAGTTCACGGACGTCAACCGCTTTGCGCTGCGCTGCATGGTGTGCCAGACGGGCCTGGTGGGACAGAAGGAGGCGCGAGAGCACGCCAGGGAGACGGGCCACACCAATTTTGGCGAAGTCTGA
- the yod1 gene encoding ubiquitin thioesterase OTU1 isoform X2: MLRLRCKTKNGTHVMQGLTHQSCVQELKSKVEELTGIPCEVQKIMVGYPPSSLDLHNGDARLKDYPIKSGDTLIVEEEKNKAKLSAHPAVTKTPRLNALPVLARRVVPADNSCLFTSVNYVVEGGVYDPACAPEMRALIAQIVSSDPTAYSEAVLGKSNEDYCAWIRRDDTWGGAIEVSILSKFYQCEICVVDTQTVRVDRFGEDGGYRKRVLLIYDGIHYDPLQREAPGPPPQTVFSTGDDVILAQALELADEARRKRQFTDVNRFALRCMVCQTGLVGQKEAREHARETGHTNFGEV; encoded by the exons ATGTTGCGTCTTCGCTGTAAGACTAAAAACGGGACTCACGTGATGCAAGGGTTGACTCACCAATCGTGCGTGCAAGAGTTAAAAAGCAAAGTGGAGGAGCTGACTGGCATCCCCTGCGAGGTGCAGAAAATCATGGTGGGCTACCCGCCTTCCAGCCTGGACCTGCATAACGGGGACGCTCGCCTTAAGGACTACCCCATCAAGTCTG GCGACACGCTCATcgtggaggaggagaaaaacaaGGCCAAGTTGAGCGCCCACCCCGCCGTGACCAAAACGCCTCGCCTGAACGCCTTGCCGGTGCTGGCCCGCCGCGTGGTGCCGGCCGACAACTCGTGCCTGTTCACCAGCGTCAACTACGTGGTCGAGGGCGGCGTGTACGACCCGGCGTGCGCCCCCGAGATGCGCGCTCTCATCGCCCAGATCGTGTCCAGCGACCCGACGGCGTACTCGGAGGCCGTTCTGGGCAAGAGCAACGAGGACTACTGTGCCTGGATCCGGCGCGACGACACGTGGGGGGGCGCCATCGAGGTGTCCATCCTGTCCAAGTTCTACCAGTGCGAGATTTGCGTGGTGGATACGCAGACGGTGCGCGTGGACCGCTTCGGCGAGGACGGCGGCTACCGCAAGCGCGTGCTGCTCATCTACGACGGCATCCATTACGACCCGCTGCAGCGGGAGGCGCCCGGCCCGCCCCCGCAGACCGTCTTCTCCACCGGCGACGACGTCATCCTGGCGCAGGCCCTGGAGCTGGCCGACGAGGCCCGCCGCAAGCGGCAGTTCACGGACGTCAACCGCTTTGCGCTGCGCTGCATGGTGTGCCAGACGGGCCTGGTGGGACAGAAGGAGGCGCGAGAGCACGCCAGGGAGACGGGCCACACCAATTTTGGCGAAGTCTGA
- the kif17 gene encoding kinesin-like protein KIF17 isoform X2, with translation MGSESVKVVVRCRPLNDRETVAGSKMVLTMDLQRCQCFIKKPTLADEPPKQFTFDGTYFTDQTTEQMYNESAYPLVEGVTEGYNGTIFAYGQTGSGKSFTMQGVSEPPAQRGVIPRAFEHIFESIQCAENTKFLVRASYLEIYNEEIRDLLGNDTKQRLELKEHPEHGVYTRDLSMHTVHSVAECETVMERGWRNRAVAYTLMNKNSSRSHSIFSIHLEMCRTDAAGQDHLRAGKLNLVDLAGSERQSKTGATGERLREATKINLSLSALGNVISALVDGRSKHVPYRDSKLTRLLQDSLGGNTRTLMVACLSPADSNYEESLSTLRYANRAKSIQNRPRINEDPKDALLREYQEEIKKLRALISGQLASAAPVLSAMPEHQAEVSPSSTDGDKEKIKKDYEERLARLQADFSAERESKAKLQEDIAALRASYNSKLSGLEKIKSSRGRSSPKNAQESSSHVTTEDNTNTSPSGTNQLSQSPAPRAAAVIQSSPDGVPDESPCVSTAGDVEQKEALERLQRLEQEVVGGEQARNKEFQQRKQQRRKMADQRKAQLIKALSDNSEESDNVLYSVYNSIQEEVHAKGQMLLKVQGKLKVAKLEIRDLQAEFEEERNDYLATIRRLEREGQLLHDLLERMAPLVRRDCNYSSLERLKREAAWDEESAAWRIPDVTVQRTTLPSAVPSKLSSAKGPAGDTEAFVVEEDRYKELLDRSDSENIANTYFRCKRASQLLAGETASGRAAHAPSHGPPHLSINASLDSAMPRPFRLESLTVPASGGKAKRKKNKSQ, from the exons ATGGGGTCAGAGTCCGTGAAGGTGGTGGTCCGGTGCAGGCCTCTGAATGACAGGGAAACAGTTGCGGGTTCCAAGATGGTGCTGACAATGGACCTGCAGCGCTGCCAGTGTTTCATCAAGAAGCCCACGTTAGCTGACGAGCCCCCCAAGCAGTTCACCTTCGACGGGACTTACTTCACCGATCAAACCACGGAGCAGATGTACAACGAGAGCGCCTATCCATTAGTAGAG GGGGTCACAGAGGGATACAATGGCACAATATTTGCTTATGGCCAAACTGGAAGCGGCAAGTCCTTCACCATGCAGGGGGTGtcggagcccccggcccagagGGGAGTCATCCCACGAGCCTTTGAGCACATCTTCGAGAGCATTCAG tgtgcaGAAAATACCAAGTTCTTGGTGAGGGCGTCCTACCTGGAGATTTACAACGAAGAAATACGAGACCTCTTGGGCAACGACACCAAGCAGAGATTAGAG CTTAAAGAGCACCCGGAGCACGGTGTGTACACCCGGGACCTGTCCATGCACACGGTGCACAGCGTGGCCGAGTGCGAGACGGTGATGGAGCGCGGCTGGCGCAACCGCGCCGTGGCCTACACCTTGATGAACAAGAACTCGTCTCGCTCGCACTCCATCTTCAGCATCCACCTGGAGATGTGCCGCACAG ACGCAGCAGGCCAAGACCACCTCCGAGCCGGGAAGCTCAACCTGGTGGATCTGGCGGGAAGCGAGCGCCAGTCCAAAACGGGCGCGACGGGCGAGCGTCTGCGCGAGGCCACCAAGATCAACCTGTCGCTCTCCGCCCTGGGCAACGTCATCTCGGCCCTGGTGGACGGCCGCTCCAAACACGTCCCCTACCGCGACTCCAAACTGACCCGGCTGCTGCAGGACTCGCTGGGCGGCAACACTCGCACCCTGATGGTGGCCTGCCTATCGCCGGCCGACAGCAATTACGAGGAGAGCCTGAGCACGCTGCGCTACGCCAACCGCGCCAAGAGCATCCAGAACCGTCCGCGCATCAACGAGGACCCCAAGGATGCGCTGCTGCGGGAGTACCAGGAGGAGATCAAGAAGCTGCGGGCCCTCATCTCGGGCCAGCTGGCATCGGCTGCTCCCGTTTTAT CTGCGATGCCCGAGCACCAAGCAGAAGTTTCCCCCAGCTCCACCGACGGCGACAAGGAGAAGATTAAAAAG GACTACGAGGAGAGGCTGGCCAGGCTGCAGGCCGACTTCAGCGCCGAGCGCGAGTCCAAGGCCAAGCTGCAGGAGGATATCGCAGCCCTGCGTGCCTCCTATAACAGCAAATTGTCTGGGCTGGAGAAGATCAAGTCCAGCAGGGGGCGCTCCTCCCCAAAGAATG CACAAGAGAGCTCCAGCCATGTGACAACAGAGGACAACACCAACACCTCCCCCAGCGGCACAAATCAG CTGAGCCAGTCTCCTGCGCCACGTGCTGCTGCGGTGATCCAATCAAGTCCAGATGGAGTCCCAGATGAGTCGCCTTGTGTCAGCACAGCAGGGGATGTGGAGCAGAAAGAAGCCCTGGAGAG GCTGCAGAGGCTGGAGCAGGAGGTGGTCGGCGGCGAGCAGGCCCGCAACAAAGAATTCCAGCAGAGGAAGCAGCAGAGGAGGAAAATGGCCGATCAGAGGAAAGCCCAGCTCATCAAAGCGTTGTCGGACAACAGCGAGGAGAGCGACAACGTGCTGTACAGCGTCTACAACTCTATTCAGGAGGAGGTCCATGCCAAAGGCCAGATGTTGCTCAAGGTCCAAGGAAAG CTGAAAGTGGCCAAACTGGAGATCCGTGACCTGCAGGCGGAGTTTGAGGAGGAGAGGAACGACTACCTGGCGACCATTCGTCGGCTGGAGCGCGAGGGCCAGCTGCTTCACGACCTGCTGGAGCGCATGGCGCCGCTGGTTCGCCGCGACTGCAACTACAGCAGCCTGGAGCGCCTGAAGCGAGAGGCCGCGTGGGACGAGGAGAGCGCCGCCTGGAGGATTCCCGACGTGACCGTCCAGAGGACCACGCTACCCTCAG CTGTGCCTTCAAAGCTCTCCTCGGCCAAAGGCCCGGCTGGCGACACCGAAGCGTTTGTG GTTGAGGAGGATCGCTACAAGGAGCTGCTGGACCGCAGCGACAGTGAAAACATCGCCAACACTTACTTCAGATGCAAGCGGGCCAGCCAGCTGCTTGCGGGCGAAACCGCTTCGGGACGCG CCGCCCACGCCCCCTCCCACGGGCCACCCCACCTCAGCATCAACGCGAGCCTGGACTCCGCCATGCCACGCCCCTTCCGCCTAGAATCCTTGACCGTCCCGGCGTCCGGTGGTAAGGCCAagcggaaaaaaaacaaatctcaatAA
- the sh2d5 gene encoding SH2 domain-containing protein 5 isoform X2 translates to MGEAAAREDGAVIRSAEYAGSFLVDDKCLDDQMEQLHRNLKTLKTCKKRPVSLKFSVKGVKIYDEDETTLLMAHALRRVSLSTARPSDAQFAFVSHNPGSVDAQLYCHVFRARHARAAQFLNLLLCRCFQLSYLEKHPDETQEVSSGSAPQRNPSLLNHGFPLSVSALVSFRRAPFRGWMFGSKKHDKCSTEQQHVSPDEVFPTSSPSLVRKKAIRNKVLRSGAYRSFTFTPLKQRHVQERLNASQEKDQEKTLARRSRTPSLAETEEALAQAVWCWAGIATDSSYSLLADDVLGSYLLCPHPKKPKSGSLIIRFPSGLITHLIENTRKGNFLLEKCKTEFSSLAELIEHYTESQDGLPCRLSCARVNHCYEWEEEDDATKARELRRSLNKSRLQRIAKGKGTTFGQ, encoded by the exons ATGGGTGAAGCGGCTGCCAGAGAGGATGGCGCAGTGATACGATCCGCTGAG TACGCAGGCTCGTTTCTGGTGGACGACAAGTGCCTGGATGACCAGATGGAGCAGCTGCACAGGAACCTGAAGACCCTTAAA ACATGCAAGAAGAGGCCCGTATCCCTCAAGTTCTCCGTCAAAGGCGTGAAAATCTACGACGAAGACGAAACG ACCCTCCTGATGGCCCACGCCCTTCGCAGAGTGTCACTGTCCACCGCCCGGCCCAGCGATGCCCAATTTGCCTTCGTCTCCCACAACCCGGGCAGTGTCGACGCCCAGTTGTACTGCCACGTTTTTAGAGCCCGACACGCCAGAGCC GCCCAGTTCCTGAACCTCCTGCTGTGCCGCTGTTTCCAGTTGTCGTACTTGGAGAAGCACCCGGACGAAACCCAGGAAGTTTCTTCCGGCTCCGCACCTCAACGTAACCCGTCGCTTCTCAACCACGGCTTCCCGCTCAGTGTCAGCGCCCTGGTGTCCTTCCGAAGAGCTCCCTTTCGGGGCTGGATGTTCGGGTCCAAG AAACACGACAAGTGCTCCACCGAGCAGCAGCATGTCAGCCCCGACGAGGTCTTCCCAACCTCCTCCCCGTCCCTGGTCCGCAAGAAAGCCATCCGCAACAAAGTTCTGCGCTCCGGCGCGTACCGCTCGTTCACGTTCACGCCGCTCAAGCAGCGCCACGTGCAGGAGCGCCTCAACGCCTCACAAG AAAAGGACCAAGAAAAGACCCTGGCAAGACGATCCCGGACGCCGAGCTTGGCCGAAACCGAGGAAGCGCTGGCTCAAGCTGTGTGGTGCTGGGCCGGTATTGCAAC TGACAGCAGCTACTCCCTCCTGGCTGATGACGTTTTGGGATCCTACCTCCTGTGCCCGCACCCCAAGAAACCCAAAAGTGGATCCCTCATCATTCGTTTCCCATCTGGCCTCATCACACACCTCATTGAAAACACGCGTAAAGGGAATTTCCTCTTGGAG AAGTGCAAAACCGAATTCAGTTCCCTCGCAGAGCTGATTGAACATTACACGGAGAGCCAGGACGGGCTGCCGTGCCGGCTGAGCTGCGCCCGGGTCAACCACTGCTACGAGTgggaggaggaagacgacgCCACAAAAGCCCGGGAGCTGCGCAGGAGCCTGAACAAAAGCAGATTGCAGAGGATAGCGAAAGGAAAAGGGACAACTTTTGGACAATAG
- the kif17 gene encoding kinesin-like protein KIF17 isoform X1, whose product MGSESVKVVVRCRPLNDRETVAGSKMVLTMDLQRCQCFIKKPTLADEPPKQFTFDGTYFTDQTTEQMYNESAYPLVEGVTEGYNGTIFAYGQTGSGKSFTMQGVSEPPAQRGVIPRAFEHIFESIQCAENTKFLVRASYLEIYNEEIRDLLGNDTKQRLELKEHPEHGVYTRDLSMHTVHSVAECETVMERGWRNRAVAYTLMNKNSSRSHSIFSIHLEMCRTDAAGQDHLRAGKLNLVDLAGSERQSKTGATGERLREATKINLSLSALGNVISALVDGRSKHVPYRDSKLTRLLQDSLGGNTRTLMVACLSPADSNYEESLSTLRYANRAKSIQNRPRINEDPKDALLREYQEEIKKLRALISGQLASAAPVLSAMPEHQAEVSPSSTDGDKEKIKKDYEERLARLQADFSAERESKAKLQEDIAALRASYNSKLSGLEKIKSSRGRSSPKNAQESSSHVTTEDNTNTSPSGTNQLSQSPAPRAAAVIQSSPDGVPDESPCVSTAGDVEQKEALERLQRLEQEVVGGEQARNKEFQQRKQQRRKMADQRKAQLIKALSDNSEESDNVLYSVYNSIQEEVHAKGQMLLKVQGKLKVAKLEIRDLQAEFEEERNDYLATIRRLEREGQLLHDLLERMAPLVRRDCNYSSLERLKREAAWDEESAAWRIPDVTVQRTTLPSAVPSKLSSAKGPAGDTEAFVQVEEDRYKELLDRSDSENIANTYFRCKRASQLLAGETASGRAAHAPSHGPPHLSINASLDSAMPRPFRLESLTVPASGGKAKRKKNKSQ is encoded by the exons ATGGGGTCAGAGTCCGTGAAGGTGGTGGTCCGGTGCAGGCCTCTGAATGACAGGGAAACAGTTGCGGGTTCCAAGATGGTGCTGACAATGGACCTGCAGCGCTGCCAGTGTTTCATCAAGAAGCCCACGTTAGCTGACGAGCCCCCCAAGCAGTTCACCTTCGACGGGACTTACTTCACCGATCAAACCACGGAGCAGATGTACAACGAGAGCGCCTATCCATTAGTAGAG GGGGTCACAGAGGGATACAATGGCACAATATTTGCTTATGGCCAAACTGGAAGCGGCAAGTCCTTCACCATGCAGGGGGTGtcggagcccccggcccagagGGGAGTCATCCCACGAGCCTTTGAGCACATCTTCGAGAGCATTCAG tgtgcaGAAAATACCAAGTTCTTGGTGAGGGCGTCCTACCTGGAGATTTACAACGAAGAAATACGAGACCTCTTGGGCAACGACACCAAGCAGAGATTAGAG CTTAAAGAGCACCCGGAGCACGGTGTGTACACCCGGGACCTGTCCATGCACACGGTGCACAGCGTGGCCGAGTGCGAGACGGTGATGGAGCGCGGCTGGCGCAACCGCGCCGTGGCCTACACCTTGATGAACAAGAACTCGTCTCGCTCGCACTCCATCTTCAGCATCCACCTGGAGATGTGCCGCACAG ACGCAGCAGGCCAAGACCACCTCCGAGCCGGGAAGCTCAACCTGGTGGATCTGGCGGGAAGCGAGCGCCAGTCCAAAACGGGCGCGACGGGCGAGCGTCTGCGCGAGGCCACCAAGATCAACCTGTCGCTCTCCGCCCTGGGCAACGTCATCTCGGCCCTGGTGGACGGCCGCTCCAAACACGTCCCCTACCGCGACTCCAAACTGACCCGGCTGCTGCAGGACTCGCTGGGCGGCAACACTCGCACCCTGATGGTGGCCTGCCTATCGCCGGCCGACAGCAATTACGAGGAGAGCCTGAGCACGCTGCGCTACGCCAACCGCGCCAAGAGCATCCAGAACCGTCCGCGCATCAACGAGGACCCCAAGGATGCGCTGCTGCGGGAGTACCAGGAGGAGATCAAGAAGCTGCGGGCCCTCATCTCGGGCCAGCTGGCATCGGCTGCTCCCGTTTTAT CTGCGATGCCCGAGCACCAAGCAGAAGTTTCCCCCAGCTCCACCGACGGCGACAAGGAGAAGATTAAAAAG GACTACGAGGAGAGGCTGGCCAGGCTGCAGGCCGACTTCAGCGCCGAGCGCGAGTCCAAGGCCAAGCTGCAGGAGGATATCGCAGCCCTGCGTGCCTCCTATAACAGCAAATTGTCTGGGCTGGAGAAGATCAAGTCCAGCAGGGGGCGCTCCTCCCCAAAGAATG CACAAGAGAGCTCCAGCCATGTGACAACAGAGGACAACACCAACACCTCCCCCAGCGGCACAAATCAG CTGAGCCAGTCTCCTGCGCCACGTGCTGCTGCGGTGATCCAATCAAGTCCAGATGGAGTCCCAGATGAGTCGCCTTGTGTCAGCACAGCAGGGGATGTGGAGCAGAAAGAAGCCCTGGAGAG GCTGCAGAGGCTGGAGCAGGAGGTGGTCGGCGGCGAGCAGGCCCGCAACAAAGAATTCCAGCAGAGGAAGCAGCAGAGGAGGAAAATGGCCGATCAGAGGAAAGCCCAGCTCATCAAAGCGTTGTCGGACAACAGCGAGGAGAGCGACAACGTGCTGTACAGCGTCTACAACTCTATTCAGGAGGAGGTCCATGCCAAAGGCCAGATGTTGCTCAAGGTCCAAGGAAAG CTGAAAGTGGCCAAACTGGAGATCCGTGACCTGCAGGCGGAGTTTGAGGAGGAGAGGAACGACTACCTGGCGACCATTCGTCGGCTGGAGCGCGAGGGCCAGCTGCTTCACGACCTGCTGGAGCGCATGGCGCCGCTGGTTCGCCGCGACTGCAACTACAGCAGCCTGGAGCGCCTGAAGCGAGAGGCCGCGTGGGACGAGGAGAGCGCCGCCTGGAGGATTCCCGACGTGACCGTCCAGAGGACCACGCTACCCTCAG CTGTGCCTTCAAAGCTCTCCTCGGCCAAAGGCCCGGCTGGCGACACCGAAGCGTTTGTG CAGGTTGAGGAGGATCGCTACAAGGAGCTGCTGGACCGCAGCGACAGTGAAAACATCGCCAACACTTACTTCAGATGCAAGCGGGCCAGCCAGCTGCTTGCGGGCGAAACCGCTTCGGGACGCG CCGCCCACGCCCCCTCCCACGGGCCACCCCACCTCAGCATCAACGCGAGCCTGGACTCCGCCATGCCACGCCCCTTCCGCCTAGAATCCTTGACCGTCCCGGCGTCCGGTGGTAAGGCCAagcggaaaaaaaacaaatctcaatAA
- the sh2d5 gene encoding SH2 domain-containing protein 5 isoform X1 — MGEAAAREDGAVIRSAEYAGSFLVDDKCLDDQMEQLHRNLKTLKTCKKRPVSLKFSVKGVKIYDEDETTLLMAHALRRVSLSTARPSDAQFAFVSHNPGSVDAQLYCHVFRARHARAAQFLNLLLCRCFQLSYLEKHPDETQEVSSGSAPQRNPSLLNHGFPLSVSALVSFRRAPFRGWMFGSKVFETKCCFFFLFFIETLLTNFFARVQKHDKCSTEQQHVSPDEVFPTSSPSLVRKKAIRNKVLRSGAYRSFTFTPLKQRHVQERLNASQEKDQEKTLARRSRTPSLAETEEALAQAVWCWAGIATDSSYSLLADDVLGSYLLCPHPKKPKSGSLIIRFPSGLITHLIENTRKGNFLLEKCKTEFSSLAELIEHYTESQDGLPCRLSCARVNHCYEWEEEDDATKARELRRSLNKSRLQRIAKGKGTTFGQ; from the exons ATGGGTGAAGCGGCTGCCAGAGAGGATGGCGCAGTGATACGATCCGCTGAG TACGCAGGCTCGTTTCTGGTGGACGACAAGTGCCTGGATGACCAGATGGAGCAGCTGCACAGGAACCTGAAGACCCTTAAA ACATGCAAGAAGAGGCCCGTATCCCTCAAGTTCTCCGTCAAAGGCGTGAAAATCTACGACGAAGACGAAACG ACCCTCCTGATGGCCCACGCCCTTCGCAGAGTGTCACTGTCCACCGCCCGGCCCAGCGATGCCCAATTTGCCTTCGTCTCCCACAACCCGGGCAGTGTCGACGCCCAGTTGTACTGCCACGTTTTTAGAGCCCGACACGCCAGAGCC GCCCAGTTCCTGAACCTCCTGCTGTGCCGCTGTTTCCAGTTGTCGTACTTGGAGAAGCACCCGGACGAAACCCAGGAAGTTTCTTCCGGCTCCGCACCTCAACGTAACCCGTCGCTTCTCAACCACGGCTTCCCGCTCAGTGTCAGCGCCCTGGTGTCCTTCCGAAGAGCTCCCTTTCGGGGCTGGATGTTCGGGTCCAAGGTCTTTGagacaaaatgttgtttttttttcttgttttttatcGAAACATTACTGACAAATTTCTTTGCCCGTGTGCAGAAACACGACAAGTGCTCCACCGAGCAGCAGCATGTCAGCCCCGACGAGGTCTTCCCAACCTCCTCCCCGTCCCTGGTCCGCAAGAAAGCCATCCGCAACAAAGTTCTGCGCTCCGGCGCGTACCGCTCGTTCACGTTCACGCCGCTCAAGCAGCGCCACGTGCAGGAGCGCCTCAACGCCTCACAAG AAAAGGACCAAGAAAAGACCCTGGCAAGACGATCCCGGACGCCGAGCTTGGCCGAAACCGAGGAAGCGCTGGCTCAAGCTGTGTGGTGCTGGGCCGGTATTGCAAC TGACAGCAGCTACTCCCTCCTGGCTGATGACGTTTTGGGATCCTACCTCCTGTGCCCGCACCCCAAGAAACCCAAAAGTGGATCCCTCATCATTCGTTTCCCATCTGGCCTCATCACACACCTCATTGAAAACACGCGTAAAGGGAATTTCCTCTTGGAG AAGTGCAAAACCGAATTCAGTTCCCTCGCAGAGCTGATTGAACATTACACGGAGAGCCAGGACGGGCTGCCGTGCCGGCTGAGCTGCGCCCGGGTCAACCACTGCTACGAGTgggaggaggaagacgacgCCACAAAAGCCCGGGAGCTGCGCAGGAGCCTGAACAAAAGCAGATTGCAGAGGATAGCGAAAGGAAAAGGGACAACTTTTGGACAATAG